The Pan troglodytes isolate AG18354 chromosome 8, NHGRI_mPanTro3-v2.0_pri, whole genome shotgun sequence genome window below encodes:
- the LOC134807088 gene encoding putative uncharacterized protein FLJ44672, with protein MQPGETAVPAEAAMWEAEAGPPQIGLSRPTCSLPASSPGPALPPGCVSRPDSGLPTPSLDSAPAQLPAALVGPPLPEAKLPRPSSGLTVASPGSAPALRWQGRWAPLGPAWASRRPLQAQIVLKSASPGPAPASRQPLQAQVVVKSAWNWAWKSSKSAFPGPAPSSRRPLQVQNFLESASPGPAPPASQWPLSAQTSSWLLAAFPGPAFDFWWPLQAQKLTSSGPLQARPPASRRPAWAWTHSRLTADSPCPASSCLIAASRVQSSCLSAASAGPAPACQRPL; from the coding sequence ATGCAGCCAGGAGAAACAGCtgtgcctgcagaggccgccatgtgggaggcggaggccggGCCTCCTCAAATcggcctctccagacccacttgcagcctcccggcgtcctccccgggcccagctcttcctcccggctgtgtctccaggcctgactctggcctcccaacaccgtctttggactcagctcctgcccagctcccagcggCCCTGGTAGGCCCACCACTTCCcgaagccaagctccccaggcccagctcaggcctcacggtggcctctccaggctcagctcctgccctccgatggcaaggtcggtgggctcctctaggcccagcttgggcctcccggcggcctctgcaggcccaaatcgtcctgaagtcggcctctccaggcccagctccggcctcccggcagcctctgcaggcccaagtcgtcGTCAAGTCGGCCTGGAattgggcctggaagagcagcaagtcggccttcccgggcccagctccgtcctctcggcggcctctccaggtgcaaaacttcctcgagtcagcctctccaggcccagctcctcctgcctcccagtggcctctttcagccCAGACCAGCTCATGGCTCTtggcggccttcccaggccccgcttttgacttttggtggcctcttcaggcccagaaGTTGACCTCCAGTGGGCCTTTgcaggcccggcctcctgcctctcgaaGGCCTGCATGGGCCTGGACTCACAGCAGACTCACAGCGgactctccatgcccagctagctcTTGCCTCATTGCGGCCTCCcgagtccaaagctcctgcctctcggccgcttcggcaggcccagctcccgcctgccagcggcctctttag